The Vibrio crassostreae genomic interval GCTCTTCGCATCTCGGTTACTCGCATCCCGTATCTGCTCTTAGTCTTTTCGTATCACGGTTATTCGTCGGATCCCGAACCTGCTCTTAAATCCCATCACCGTGGATAAAGCTTTGTGAGCGACCATTGAATCCCTGGTCCATGTCTAAAGATGGCTTGTCAGTCTTAGGTTTACCTACAATTTTTGCAGGAACGCCAGCGACTGTTGTATGAGGTGGTACAGCTTGTAGAACTACAGAGCAAGAACCAATCTTCGCGCCTTCACCCACTTCAATGTTGCCAAGGATTTTAGCGCCGGCACCAATCATCACGCCTTCGCGGATCTTAGGGTGACGATCGCCGCCTTCTTTACCTGTACCACCAAGAGTCACGTCTTGAAGAATAGATACGTCGTTTTCGACTACTGCTGTTTCACCAATCACAATGCCAGTCGCGTGGTCGAGCATGATCGCTTTACCGATACGCGCAGCAGGGTGGATATCCACTTGGCAAGCGACTGAAATTTGATTTTGCAGATAGGTAGCAAGTGCGACTCGTCCTTGTTTCCATAGCCAGTTAGCCACCCGGTAACCTTGCAGAGCATGGTAGCCTTTCAGATAAAGCAGAGGCATCGAGTACATTTCGACCGCAGGATCTCGATTTACCGTCGCACAGATATCACAAGCTGCCGCATCGATAATAGATTGATCCTGCTTAAACGCTTGTTCAACCACTTCACGCACAGCCATTGCTGGCATTGAAGCTGTCTTTAGCTTGTTGGCAAGGATATAACTTAATGCAGCGCCTAAGCTTTCGTGGTTGATAATGGTGGCATGGTAAAAACTCGCAAGCATAGGTTCTTGCTCTGACTGCTGTCGAGCTTCCTTCACAATGCATTGCCAAACTTTTTGTTGTTCACAGTGTTTCATTTTACCATCCATTCCTTTAAACCAGATACGCGTAGCGAGATGAGAGATGCGAAGAGCTTAGAAAAGCCAATTAGAGCAAACGAGATTCTAGAACTGAGGAAAAGCGAGTTGGAGACCTTTCTTTGGGTAGTTCGCATCTCGTTTACTCGAATCCCGTATCTGCTCTTACTATCTTTCTGACTTTTTGTCTCGAGCAAGTAAGTCTTGTGCTGCTAAGTGTGCATCTTTCCCTTGATACAGCACTTGATAAATTTGTTCAACAATTGGCATCTCGACGCCCATGCGTTCTGATAATAACCAAACTTCTTTGGTGTTGCGATAACCTTCGACAACTTGGCCAATTTCTTCTTGAGCCGTGTCGACGTCTTTACCTGAGCCTAGCGCCAAACCAAAACGGCGATTTCGCGATTGGTTATCGGTACATGTTAGTACTAGGTCGCCTAACCCTGCCATGCCCATGAAGGTTTCTGGTTGGGCACCCAGTGCAGCGCCTAAGCGACTCATTTCAGCTAAACCACGCGTGATAAGAGCAGTACGAGCATTGGCACCAAAACCAATACCATCCGACATGCCTGCTCCGATTGCGATAACGTTTTTAACCGCGCCGCCAAGTTGCATGCCAATGAAATCTGAGTTTGCGTACACACGGAATGTTTTGCCGCAGTGAATCTTCTCTTGTAGCTCTTCTAAGAAAGTCTCATCTGGTGACGCGACTGAAATTGCTGTCGGCATACCCATCGCAAGCTCTTTGGCAAAAGTAGGACCAGATAGAACAGCCAGTGAGTAACCATCACCAAGCACATCGTGCGCGACATCTTTAAGTAAACGACCGGTTTCTGGCTCTAAGCCTTTGGTTGCCCAGCAGATACGAGAGTTTGTCGTTAAGTGTGGTTTCAGGCTATTTAGAACGATACCAAACACGTGGCTAGGAACAACAACGAGAAGATCGCGACTTGCCGTTACCGCTTTCTCGAGATCGGACTCGATAATCAGGCTTTCTGGGAAGTCGATATTCGGCAGAAACTCATTATTCGCACGCTCAGATTCAAGGCGAGCCATATGAACAGGGTCATGTCCCCAAAGGACAACGTTTGCACCGTTACGCGCTAAAGATATCGCTAAAGATGTCCCATAAGAGCCTGCGCCAATGACTGTCATGGCGATGTCTTTGCCGTAAGCGCTGTCTTTACCGTAAGCGTCTGCCGTGTTAGTCGGGTGAGTTGTTTCTGTCATGCTTCCACCTAAAAATAATGAGGGAAATCGAAGAGTTCTGGAAAAGCTTTCCACTAAAGTAAGAAGAACTACCAATCTTAGTACAGTGTAAAGAAAAAATGCACATCGCAGAAGTTGCGATGTGCATTTAAAAGCTAACTAGCGTTTGAATCGTTAGAGTTAAGTTCTACTTTGAGACTTAAGCCTGTTCGCCTTCAGCTTGCTGAGCTTGGTTCTGTAGGTAGTTCATGAACAAAGCATCAAAGTTTACTGGTGCTAGGTTCAGTTGTGGGAACGTACCTTTAACCACTAGGCTAGAAATCGTTTCACGAGCGTATGGGAACAGGATGTTCGGGCAGAATGCACCTAGGCAATGAGCCAGTTGGCCAGCTTCCATTTCGCTAGCAGAGAAGATGCCGCCTTGTTGAACTTCACAAAGGAATGCTGTGTCTTCTGCGTTCTTAACTGTAACCGTTAGACGTAGGATTACTTCGTACACGCCTTGGCCAAGCTCACGGCTTTGAGTATCTAGGTCCAGTTTTACATCTGGGTTCCACTCTTTTTGAAACATGTCTGGAGAGTTTGGCGCTTCGAAAGATACGTCTTTTAGGAAGATACGTTGGATTGCGAAGTTTTGTTGTGCGTCTTGTTGTGCTGCTTCAGCCATTTTCTTGTCCTTAAAAATTTAAATTAGGTTTTGTTCGTCATATTTGTCGGACAAAACCTTAAAGTCATATTCGTGTAATCAGGTCAGCTTACTTTTTGCTTTGAACTACTTCTTACCTTTAACCAAAGGTAAGTTAGCTTCGCTCCAAGCCACTAAGCCGCTTTTCAGTACGCTTACGTTTTCGAAACCTGCTTTAACCAGCAAGTTTGCGCTTTCTTGAGCCGTTTGACCTGTCTTGCATACTACGATGATTGGGTCTGCTTTGCGGCTTTCAAGGCTACCAAAGCTATTTGCTTTGATGTCTGACGGCAAAATGTGAACTGCGTCCGTAATATGGCCCTTTCTGAACTCATCCTTAGTACGAATATCAACCACAACACCGTTTTCACGGTTAATCATGTGTGTGGTTTGTGCTGCCGTGATCTCTTTGTAGGCCGCGTTTGATGTCTTGATAACGTTCGCAATGATGGCAACAACCAAGCCGATCCATACGATGGCTAAAATCATATTCTCTTGAACAAATGGAACTAACTCTTGCATATCTTGAACTCTTATTCGTTATTGGGCGAAAAATTATAGGGTAGGAGTATAGCGAGAAAGAGTTGGAGAATACAGAGTTATGGTTTTTTGATCTCTAGCTGGGAAAGTGAGGTTTTCGTTACGGGGTTAGTACTTGCTCTTCGTCATTCACAGGTATATTCGATCCGTTTTCTACATGCTGGTATTGAGCTGTTTATATGCTCTATTCTGTGATTCACATTGAAGCAATAAACGTTAGACCTTGGTTAACAAACTCTCGATCAAGAAGAAGTTTGAACTGGTTAAAATAGACTGACTTTGCTAACATCAATCTATCAAAAATCGACCAAATCTGAGCTGTTTTTTCGTTAGAATTATCTGCTTTTAGGAGCTAGACCTAAGGGCGGTAGCATGTGTTTTTTTGTAAGGCCTTTGGTGGCTAGCTTTTGAACGCGATGATTGTGACTTTCAAATATCAGCATTGTTAGAAATAGATTGTAACAGAGCAAAAAAAGAGAGAGTTGATGCTTTTCACAACGTTCAACCTCAATCGTTTTATGTAGCTTTGTGCATTAGTGGGCGTAACAAGCAATTTAATTCCCAATCAACTTAGTTAAGTGAGAGAAAATGTTTACAGATAAAACTCTTCTGATAACAGGCGGCACCGGCTCTTTTGGGAACGCCGTCCTAGACCGATTTTTAGAAACAGATATTAAAGAAATTCGCATATTCTCAAGGGATGAAAAGAAACAGGATGATATGCGAAAAAAATACAATTCACCAAAATTGAAGTTTTATATCGGTGATGTACGCGATTATAACTCTATTTTGTCTGCTACACGTGGTGTTGATTTTGTTTACCATGCAGCAGCTTTAAAACAAGTCCCGTCTTGCGAGTTTCATCCGATGGAAGCTGTTAAGACCAATGTGTTGGGAACAGAAAATGTCCTAGAGGCATGTATAGCGAATGAAGTTTCACGTGTAGTTTGTCTTAGTACAGATAAAGCGGTTTACCCAATAAATGCTATGGGGATTTCCAAAGCGATGATGGAAAAAGTAATCGTCGCTAAATCACGTAATGTAGATCCAGATAAAACAGTTATATCTACAACTCGCTACGGCAACGTTATGGCGTCTCGAGGCTCAGTTATTCCTTTATTCCTACGTCAAATAATGAATGGTGACGCGATCACTATTACTGATCCTAACATGACTCGTTTTATGATGACCC includes:
- the cysE gene encoding serine O-acetyltransferase: MKHCEQQKVWQCIVKEARQQSEQEPMLASFYHATIINHESLGAALSYILANKLKTASMPAMAVREVVEQAFKQDQSIIDAAACDICATVNRDPAVEMYSMPLLYLKGYHALQGYRVANWLWKQGRVALATYLQNQISVACQVDIHPAARIGKAIMLDHATGIVIGETAVVENDVSILQDVTLGGTGKEGGDRHPKIREGVMIGAGAKILGNIEVGEGAKIGSCSVVLQAVPPHTTVAGVPAKIVGKPKTDKPSLDMDQGFNGRSQSFIHGDGI
- the gpsA gene encoding NAD(P)H-dependent glycerol-3-phosphate dehydrogenase, producing MTETTHPTNTADAYGKDSAYGKDIAMTVIGAGSYGTSLAISLARNGANVVLWGHDPVHMARLESERANNEFLPNIDFPESLIIESDLEKAVTASRDLLVVVPSHVFGIVLNSLKPHLTTNSRICWATKGLEPETGRLLKDVAHDVLGDGYSLAVLSGPTFAKELAMGMPTAISVASPDETFLEELQEKIHCGKTFRVYANSDFIGMQLGGAVKNVIAIGAGMSDGIGFGANARTALITRGLAEMSRLGAALGAQPETFMGMAGLGDLVLTCTDNQSRNRRFGLALGSGKDVDTAQEEIGQVVEGYRNTKEVWLLSERMGVEMPIVEQIYQVLYQGKDAHLAAQDLLARDKKSER
- the secB gene encoding protein-export chaperone SecB, whose translation is MAEAAQQDAQQNFAIQRIFLKDVSFEAPNSPDMFQKEWNPDVKLDLDTQSRELGQGVYEVILRLTVTVKNAEDTAFLCEVQQGGIFSASEMEAGQLAHCLGAFCPNILFPYARETISSLVVKGTFPQLNLAPVNFDALFMNYLQNQAQQAEGEQA
- a CDS encoding rhodanese-like domain-containing protein, which gives rise to MQELVPFVQENMILAIVWIGLVVAIIANVIKTSNAAYKEITAAQTTHMINRENGVVVDIRTKDEFRKGHITDAVHILPSDIKANSFGSLESRKADPIIVVCKTGQTAQESANLLVKAGFENVSVLKSGLVAWSEANLPLVKGKK
- a CDS encoding polysaccharide biosynthesis protein, whose product is MFTDKTLLITGGTGSFGNAVLDRFLETDIKEIRIFSRDEKKQDDMRKKYNSPKLKFYIGDVRDYNSILSATRGVDFVYHAAALKQVPSCEFHPMEAVKTNVLGTENVLEACIANEVSRVVCLSTDKAVYPINAMGISKAMMEKVIVAKSRNVDPDKTVISTTRYGNVMASRGSVIPLFLRQIMNGDAITITDPNMTRFMMTLNDAVDLVLHAFTHGINGDIFVQKAPAATIDVLVQALKMITSKPEHEVNVIGTRHGEKLYEALCSREEMFVAEDQGGYYRIPSDNRDLNYSQYVEEGEQDLSLIEDYNSHNTERLDVDGMIKLLHKLDFIADIEAGSVIVPEGV